One Streptomyces sp. NBC_00554 DNA segment encodes these proteins:
- a CDS encoding cytochrome P450: protein MAALPSPLPRTGPGSATRTGPPAENRPSPPSLLAPGTERDPYPLYRVLRERHPLVYDEPFGAWLVSRYADVRAALADPRLVAVPPGRTLAHLEGPTHSAHRAVVSPAFRGAALTALTAGVARTAYVLARRLAGRQEADLVAEFCEWLPTAAAVAALGLPYEETARVHAWCRTGLDHLGGHHPDLDTFLRPYIARRRAHPGTDLLSALCTARADGRPLSDEAVIGLSGSLLGAGGEATARGLASFLANLLDHPGQLGIVRLRPALTADAWAESLRRDPPLHIVLRRAVEPVGAIPVGATVACLVGSAGRDPARFADPDRYDAFRTDPGQLAYGSGRHLCPGALLARLTAEHGLRALLTVLPDLRWVPGFRPTPEGLISRSPRSLAVRLR from the coding sequence ATGGCCGCGCTGCCGAGTCCGCTGCCCCGGACCGGCCCCGGCTCGGCGACACGGACGGGACCGCCGGCGGAGAACCGCCCGTCGCCCCCGAGCCTCCTCGCCCCCGGCACCGAGCGCGACCCCTACCCGCTGTACCGCGTCCTGCGCGAGCGCCATCCCCTCGTGTACGACGAGCCGTTCGGCGCCTGGCTGGTCAGCAGGTACGCCGATGTGCGCGCCGCGCTCGCGGACCCGCGGCTCGTCGCCGTGCCGCCCGGACGCACCCTGGCCCACCTGGAGGGCCCTACGCACAGCGCGCACCGGGCCGTGGTCTCCCCGGCGTTCCGGGGAGCCGCGCTGACCGCCCTGACCGCCGGTGTCGCCCGCACGGCGTACGTCCTCGCCCGCCGTCTCGCCGGCCGCCAGGAGGCCGATCTCGTCGCCGAGTTCTGCGAATGGCTGCCCACCGCGGCGGCCGTCGCCGCGCTCGGGCTGCCGTACGAGGAGACCGCGCGCGTGCACGCCTGGTGCCGCACGGGACTCGACCATCTCGGCGGCCACCACCCCGACCTCGACACCTTCCTGCGGCCGTACATCGCCCGCCGCCGCGCCCACCCGGGCACCGATCTGCTGTCGGCGCTGTGCACGGCGCGGGCCGACGGGCGACCGCTGTCCGACGAGGCCGTCATCGGCCTTTCGGGGTCCCTCCTCGGTGCGGGCGGCGAGGCGACCGCCCGGGGCCTGGCGTCGTTCCTCGCCAACCTCCTCGATCACCCGGGCCAGTTGGGGATCGTCCGCCTCCGTCCCGCGCTGACGGCCGACGCCTGGGCCGAGTCGCTGCGCCGCGATCCGCCGCTGCACATCGTGCTGCGGCGGGCCGTCGAGCCGGTCGGCGCGATACCCGTGGGCGCCACCGTGGCGTGTCTGGTGGGTTCCGCGGGCCGTGACCCCGCACGGTTCGCCGACCCGGACCGCTACGACGCCTTCCGCACCGACCCCGGGCAGCTCGCGTACGGCTCCGGACGGCACTTGTGCCCCGGTGCCCTGCTCGCCCGGCTCACCGCCGAACACGGCCTGCGCGCCCTCCTGACGGTCCTGCCGGACCTCCGGTGGGTCCCGGGCTTCCGGCCCACCCCGGAGGGCCTGATCAGCCGCTCACCGCGGAGCCTTGCGGTGCGCCTTCGCTGA
- a CDS encoding M14 family zinc carboxypeptidase: MSLLPELRYLTVTEIVSTARALAAHRPGLCALRQVGVSRGGRPLLLLSMGHAPRAVLVVAGAHANEPTGGSTVLAVAERVLHERELRAGTSWHFLLCADPDGASLHVTPAPRTLFDYHRGFFRPAGPEQPEWSPSVLPPDQLPPETRALTRVIDEVRPYLQVSLHGTDLGGSWVQLTKDVPGLAEPFAKSAAELHIPVETAASDAAGWPASGPGVHVMPAPGSDAAYPSMPDDARHSTWYHAHRYGGLTAVVEVPMWASDLVDDPAPHPAPAAAMRRLAHRLLWDALQVEGVLKAALPRLHGLDGPLLRASKWALDLVPGLADDWVRTPPTNTTMAYVGSVDAFGRRIPLRAAAMLLRVLREAGDREVPRLERLVATWSDAFAERFRARWVPLEHQVEHQARTVIAAARHARDAQS; the protein is encoded by the coding sequence GTGAGTCTCCTGCCGGAGTTGCGCTACCTCACTGTGACCGAAATCGTCTCGACCGCCCGGGCGTTGGCAGCTCACCGTCCCGGCCTGTGCGCGCTCAGACAAGTCGGTGTCTCGCGCGGGGGCAGACCTCTCCTCCTGCTGTCCATGGGCCACGCACCGCGCGCGGTCCTTGTCGTGGCGGGCGCGCACGCGAACGAGCCGACCGGCGGCTCGACCGTGCTGGCGGTGGCCGAACGCGTACTGCACGAGCGGGAGTTGCGGGCCGGCACCTCCTGGCACTTCCTGCTCTGCGCGGACCCGGACGGGGCGAGCCTCCATGTGACGCCGGCGCCGCGCACCCTGTTCGACTACCACCGCGGCTTCTTCCGTCCGGCCGGGCCCGAGCAGCCGGAGTGGTCCCCCTCCGTGCTGCCGCCCGACCAGTTGCCGCCGGAGACCCGCGCCCTCACCCGGGTCATCGACGAGGTGCGGCCCTACCTCCAGGTCAGCCTGCACGGGACCGATCTGGGCGGCAGCTGGGTGCAGTTGACCAAGGACGTCCCCGGACTCGCCGAGCCGTTCGCCAAGTCCGCGGCGGAGCTGCACATCCCGGTGGAGACGGCCGCGTCGGACGCCGCCGGCTGGCCCGCCTCCGGGCCCGGGGTGCATGTGATGCCGGCGCCCGGCTCGGACGCGGCGTACCCGAGCATGCCCGACGACGCACGGCACAGCACCTGGTACCACGCCCACCGGTACGGCGGTCTCACCGCGGTGGTCGAAGTGCCGATGTGGGCCAGTGACCTGGTGGACGATCCGGCGCCGCACCCGGCTCCCGCGGCGGCGATGCGACGGCTGGCGCACCGGCTGCTGTGGGACGCGCTGCAGGTGGAGGGGGTGCTCAAGGCTGCGCTGCCGCGGCTCCATGGCCTCGACGGCCCGCTCCTGCGCGCCTCGAAGTGGGCGCTGGACCTGGTGCCGGGCCTGGCCGACGACTGGGTCCGGACGCCGCCGACGAACACGACGATGGCGTACGTCGGCAGTGTCGACGCGTTCGGGCGCCGGATCCCGCTGCGGGCAGCCGCGATGCTGCTGCGGGTCCTGCGGGAGGCCGGCGACCGCGAGGTACCGCGTCTCGAACGGCTCGTCGCCACCTGGAGCGATGCCTTCGCCGAACGCTTCCGTGCCCGCTGGGTTCCCTTGGAGCACCAGGTCGAGCACCAGGCACGTACGGTGATCGCGGCCGCCCGCCACGCACGTGACGCGCAGTCCTGA
- a CDS encoding SSI family serine proteinase inhibitor, producing the protein MTKTTQAVRGGLLAAVALLTVGAAPAMPQQAVQGNWLYLTVTTGDARSSDTRGTLLLCDPPQGHAHAAQACEELRAAEGDITRIPVRADVLCPMIYAPVTASARGEWNGRRTEYTHTFSNTCMMGVETGSVFALGG; encoded by the coding sequence ATGACGAAAACCACTCAAGCGGTACGGGGCGGTCTGCTCGCGGCGGTCGCCCTCCTCACCGTGGGCGCGGCCCCGGCGATGCCTCAGCAGGCCGTCCAAGGCAACTGGCTGTACCTCACGGTCACCACCGGCGACGCCCGGTCCAGCGACACCCGCGGCACACTGCTGCTCTGCGACCCGCCCCAGGGCCACGCCCACGCGGCACAGGCCTGCGAGGAACTCCGGGCCGCCGAAGGGGACATCACCCGCATCCCGGTCAGGGCCGACGTCCTCTGCCCGATGATCTACGCGCCGGTCACCGCCTCGGCGCGCGGCGAGTGGAACGGCCGACGGACCGAGTACACGCACACCTTCTCGAACACCTGCATGATGGGAGTCGAGACGGGGTCGGTGTTCGCGCTCGGAGGCTGA
- a CDS encoding M14 family zinc carboxypeptidase codes for MDELGARAATLVARRPRDARLRRVGTSRAGTPLWLLSVGHGSRQALVVAGPHANEPVGGATALRLAERALADPRLCEGADATWNLLLCLDPDGARRNEAWLSGPYTLGNYFRHFFRPGFLEQPEWLPEGAEGATLPETRTLLDLQDELRPFLQCSLHGVDVGGAFVELTRELPGIAQRVAHTATRLGIPRELGPYDTLYWPTLGPAVYRIPPPRRGDLAAAITEAAVESTWFHPHPYGTVTAVVEAPMWGVAAVEDPSPPADADAALRAVSHALRDDTRLLEGILARVRPVLDNSPDVACLLAPVDDYLLVGPGLADSWDPDLHDGGARPLPPLNTARLTALRLAGRRVALRTAGLLHQLVTGSGHDPRGALPELDRLIDEWCADYRDGCGARWIPVARQVEYQARVVLAAFELAGRHARVHSRSGETGWGSQAAVPMHRE; via the coding sequence GTGGACGAGCTGGGAGCCCGTGCGGCCACGCTCGTCGCCCGCCGTCCTCGCGACGCCCGACTGCGCCGCGTGGGCACGTCACGGGCGGGCACGCCGCTGTGGCTCCTGTCCGTCGGGCACGGCAGCCGTCAGGCCCTCGTCGTCGCCGGACCGCACGCCAACGAACCCGTGGGCGGTGCCACGGCCCTGCGTCTTGCCGAACGGGCGCTCGCCGACCCCCGGTTGTGCGAGGGCGCCGACGCCACCTGGAACCTGCTGCTCTGCCTGGACCCCGACGGCGCGCGCCGCAACGAGGCCTGGCTTTCGGGCCCGTACACCCTCGGCAACTACTTCAGGCACTTCTTCCGGCCCGGCTTCCTGGAGCAGCCCGAATGGCTGCCCGAGGGCGCGGAAGGGGCGACCCTGCCCGAGACCCGCACCCTCCTCGACCTCCAGGACGAACTGCGGCCCTTCCTGCAGTGCTCCCTGCACGGCGTCGACGTGGGCGGCGCCTTCGTCGAGCTCACCCGCGAGCTGCCCGGAATCGCCCAGCGCGTCGCGCACACCGCGACCCGCCTCGGCATCCCGCGCGAACTCGGCCCGTACGACACCCTGTACTGGCCGACGCTCGGCCCCGCCGTCTACCGCATCCCGCCGCCGCGCAGGGGAGACCTCGCGGCCGCCATCACGGAGGCCGCGGTCGAGTCCACCTGGTTCCACCCGCACCCGTACGGCACCGTGACAGCGGTCGTCGAGGCCCCCATGTGGGGTGTCGCCGCCGTGGAGGACCCCTCACCGCCCGCCGACGCCGACGCGGCGCTGCGCGCCGTCAGCCACGCCCTGCGCGACGACACCCGGCTCCTGGAGGGGATCCTCGCGCGCGTGCGCCCCGTTCTCGACAACTCCCCGGACGTGGCCTGCCTCCTCGCGCCCGTGGACGACTATTTACTGGTCGGCCCCGGTCTCGCCGATTCGTGGGACCCCGACCTGCACGACGGTGGAGCGCGCCCACTGCCGCCGCTCAACACCGCGCGGCTGACCGCCCTGCGCCTCGCGGGCCGCCGGGTCGCCCTGCGCACCGCGGGACTGCTGCACCAGCTCGTGACCGGCTCCGGACACGACCCGCGCGGAGCGCTGCCGGAGCTCGACCGGCTGATCGACGAGTGGTGCGCCGACTACCGCGACGGCTGCGGGGCGCGCTGGATCCCGGTCGCGCGTCAGGTCGAGTACCAGGCGCGCGTGGTGCTCGCCGCGTTCGAACTCGCCGGACGGCACGCGCGCGTGCACTCCCGTTCGGGTGAGACGGGGTGGGGTTCGCAGGCCGCGGTGCCGATGCATCGGGAATGA
- a CDS encoding DUF1707 and FHA domain-containing protein, which produces MTSSFEFHTYPARLSDAERDRALKALRDGVALGRLSHDTFIRRMELALTARRSDELAVLTADLPTENRWSKLVFGTVEAVSGFSVRVRRAWQAEKLPKLLLPQPAGMYPLRIGRDPANGLRLNHETVSRIHAELSRQGGLWVLRDLGSTNGTTVNGRRVIGAAVVKDGDQIGFGRMTFRLASD; this is translated from the coding sequence GTGACGTCGTCCTTCGAGTTCCACACGTACCCCGCGCGGCTGTCCGACGCGGAGCGCGACCGGGCGCTGAAGGCGCTCCGTGACGGCGTCGCCCTCGGGCGCCTCTCGCACGACACGTTCATCCGCCGCATGGAGCTGGCGCTCACCGCCCGCAGGTCCGACGAACTGGCCGTGCTCACCGCCGACCTGCCCACCGAGAACCGCTGGTCGAAGCTGGTGTTCGGCACAGTCGAGGCGGTCTCCGGCTTCTCCGTACGGGTGCGCAGGGCCTGGCAGGCCGAGAAGCTCCCGAAGCTGCTGCTGCCCCAGCCGGCGGGCATGTACCCGCTGCGGATCGGCCGCGACCCCGCCAACGGTCTGCGGCTCAACCACGAGACGGTGTCCCGGATACACGCCGAGCTGAGCCGGCAGGGCGGTCTGTGGGTGCTGCGCGACCTCGGCTCGACCAACGGCACGACCGTCAACGGACGGCGCGTCATCGGCGCCGCCGTCGTCAAGGACGGCGACCAGATCGGCTTCGGGCGGATGACGTTCCGGCTGGCCTCGGACTGA
- the treZ gene encoding malto-oligosyltrehalose trehalohydrolase, protein MRFEVWAPQADRVTLHCEGTTRALEHDPERAGWWTGDAEARDGTRYGFALDDGPVLPDPRSRRQPDGPDGLSAVVDPERYGWRTEWAGRPLPGAVLYELHVGTYTPEGTLDAAAERLGHLQELGITHVELMPVCPFPGRHGWGYEGVSLWAVHEPYGGPEALKRFVDRAHELGLGVVLDVVHNHLGPSGNYLPAFGPYFTDTHQTPWGSAVNLDAPGSDEVRAYLVGSALAWLRDYRLDGLRLDAVHALRDSRALHFLEELSTAVDGLAADLGRPLFLVAESDLNDPRLITSREEGGLGLHAQWNDDFHHVLHAALTGEAQGYYADFARAPFASLAKTLTSGFFHDGTYSSFRGRSHGRPLDRTRVSAHRLLGYAQTHDQIGNRAQGDRLSASLSPGLLACAAALTLTGPFTPMLFMGEEWAAGTPWQFFTDHTDPELADAVRRGRRREFAAHGWAEEDVPDPQDPATRDRSCLDWSEPEEAPHARVLAWYRDLITLRQRQADLSDPDLAAVKVAYDEEARWLALRRGDVRVAVNLSKETAEIPLGIRHARVLAAWEPVRAPGEDGVLSVPGESCVVLRQA, encoded by the coding sequence GTGCGGTTCGAGGTGTGGGCACCGCAGGCCGACCGGGTGACACTCCACTGCGAGGGCACCACGCGCGCGTTGGAGCACGATCCGGAGCGTGCCGGGTGGTGGACGGGTGACGCGGAGGCGCGGGACGGGACGCGGTACGGCTTCGCGCTGGACGACGGCCCCGTGCTGCCCGATCCCCGCTCGCGGCGGCAGCCGGACGGCCCCGACGGGCTGAGCGCGGTGGTCGACCCGGAGAGGTACGGCTGGCGCACGGAGTGGGCGGGGCGTCCGCTGCCGGGCGCGGTCCTGTACGAGCTGCACGTGGGGACGTACACGCCCGAGGGCACCCTTGACGCGGCCGCCGAGCGGCTCGGGCATCTCCAGGAACTGGGCATCACCCACGTCGAGTTGATGCCGGTGTGCCCGTTCCCCGGACGGCACGGCTGGGGGTACGAGGGTGTCTCGCTGTGGGCCGTGCACGAACCGTACGGCGGCCCCGAGGCGCTGAAGCGCTTTGTCGACCGGGCGCACGAACTCGGCCTGGGCGTCGTCCTCGACGTCGTGCACAACCACCTCGGTCCGTCCGGCAACTACCTGCCCGCGTTCGGGCCGTACTTCACGGACACCCACCAGACGCCCTGGGGCTCCGCGGTGAACCTGGACGCGCCCGGTTCGGACGAGGTGCGCGCGTATCTCGTGGGCAGCGCGCTGGCGTGGCTGCGCGACTACCGTCTTGACGGGCTGCGCCTGGACGCGGTGCACGCGCTGCGGGACAGCCGGGCGCTGCACTTCCTGGAGGAGTTGTCGACGGCCGTGGACGGCCTCGCCGCGGACCTGGGGCGGCCGCTCTTCCTGGTCGCCGAATCGGATCTGAACGACCCTCGGCTCATCACCTCCCGCGAGGAGGGCGGCCTCGGGCTGCACGCGCAGTGGAACGACGACTTCCACCATGTGCTGCACGCCGCACTGACCGGTGAGGCGCAGGGCTACTACGCGGACTTCGCGCGCGCCCCGTTCGCGTCGCTGGCGAAGACGCTGACGTCCGGCTTCTTCCACGACGGCACCTACTCGAGCTTCCGCGGGCGCTCCCACGGCCGCCCTCTCGACCGTACGCGCGTCTCGGCCCACCGCCTGCTCGGCTACGCCCAGACCCACGACCAGATCGGCAACCGCGCTCAGGGCGACCGACTCTCGGCCTCCCTCTCCCCCGGGCTGCTGGCCTGCGCCGCCGCGCTGACGCTCACCGGGCCCTTCACTCCGATGCTGTTCATGGGCGAGGAGTGGGCCGCGGGCACGCCCTGGCAGTTCTTCACCGACCACACCGATCCCGAGCTCGCCGATGCCGTACGGCGGGGCAGGCGCCGGGAGTTCGCGGCGCACGGGTGGGCCGAGGAGGACGTCCCGGACCCCCAGGACCCGGCCACCCGGGACCGCTCCTGCCTGGACTGGTCGGAGCCCGAAGAGGCACCCCACGCGCGCGTACTGGCCTGGTACCGCGACCTGATCACCCTGCGCCAGCGCCAGGCCGACCTCTCGGACCCCGACCTCGCCGCCGTCAAGGTCGCCTACGACGAGGAGGCCCGCTGGCTGGCCCTGCGGCGCGGGGACGTCCGGGTGGCCGTGAACCTCTCCAAGGAGACCGCGGAGATCCCCCTCGGCATCCGCCACGCGCGCGTGCTGGCCGCCTGGGAGCCGGTCCG